One window from the genome of Bacillus tianshenii encodes:
- a CDS encoding GMC family oxidoreductase, with translation MTNPPHVDVCIVGTGAAGSTAAYVLSNAGLSVTCLEAGPFHEPLRDFVSDELEMEKLFWNEPRISTGNDPINLSRNNSGKGVGGSAVHYTAQMLRFHHSDFQTKTLQGVGEDWPITYDEVKPYYERIQKLLRFSGPNSFPWKPYGGTFSYPQHHDLSNNTLKFRAGCEALGLRHSVSPLAILSAPYGERHPCTNRGFCEEGCMPNAKTTPLNSFIPLAIKNGVSIQANARVVEILLNKDGTAKGVKYITNGKEYLQTASLILLTAYAIETPRLLLHSKSALFPNGLANSSGTVGKFLMTNMNDQLLVRFDEEIRMYRGNPVQALTLDTYEEGARSGDYARGFIMNSYGSRPIRLAKLFSENDREAWGETLRRRMLDYNHYAAFAMLGEMLPQATNSVTLGSEKDEYDVPIPIVSMSLSSNDIAIRRAAKQKLTELGHAAGGKPLYHLQSTAHLIGGCRMGENPEDSVVNSYGQTHDVKNLFILGTPTFVTAPSANPTFTVYALALRSAEYMIERFKKGNFR, from the coding sequence ATGACAAACCCTCCTCACGTTGATGTATGCATAGTCGGGACTGGAGCAGCTGGAAGTACTGCTGCATACGTGTTAAGTAATGCCGGCTTATCTGTAACATGCCTTGAAGCAGGGCCTTTTCATGAACCACTCCGTGACTTTGTAAGTGATGAATTGGAAATGGAAAAGCTGTTCTGGAATGAGCCTAGGATTAGCACAGGAAATGACCCAATTAATTTATCCCGCAACAATTCTGGAAAAGGTGTTGGCGGAAGTGCTGTCCATTACACCGCCCAGATGCTTCGCTTTCATCATTCTGATTTTCAAACGAAAACATTACAAGGTGTAGGCGAAGACTGGCCGATTACTTACGACGAGGTTAAGCCCTATTATGAACGTATTCAAAAATTATTACGTTTCTCGGGACCCAATTCTTTTCCATGGAAACCATATGGAGGAACGTTTTCTTACCCACAGCATCATGATTTATCAAATAATACATTAAAATTTCGAGCTGGCTGTGAGGCACTTGGTCTGCGCCATTCTGTTTCCCCGCTAGCCATACTATCTGCACCATATGGTGAAAGACACCCATGTACAAATAGAGGCTTTTGTGAGGAAGGCTGTATGCCGAATGCCAAGACAACTCCACTGAATTCCTTTATCCCATTAGCGATAAAAAACGGTGTCTCCATTCAAGCAAATGCCAGGGTAGTTGAAATTCTTCTAAACAAAGATGGAACTGCAAAAGGTGTAAAATACATTACAAACGGGAAAGAGTATTTGCAAACGGCAAGCCTTATCCTTTTAACGGCCTATGCAATTGAAACACCGCGGCTTCTTCTTCATTCAAAAAGTGCTCTGTTCCCAAATGGATTAGCTAATTCATCTGGAACGGTTGGGAAATTCTTAATGACCAATATGAATGACCAACTGCTCGTTCGATTTGATGAGGAAATTCGTATGTATCGCGGAAACCCCGTCCAAGCACTAACGTTAGACACATATGAAGAAGGTGCAAGAAGCGGTGACTACGCAAGAGGGTTCATCATGAATTCCTATGGTTCACGACCTATAAGGCTGGCAAAGTTATTTTCGGAAAACGACAGAGAAGCTTGGGGAGAAACATTAAGACGAAGAATGCTCGATTACAATCATTACGCAGCCTTTGCAATGCTTGGTGAAATGCTTCCACAAGCAACAAATAGCGTTACACTAGGCAGTGAAAAGGATGAATATGACGTACCTATTCCAATCGTCTCGATGTCTCTCTCATCTAACGATATTGCAATACGCAGAGCTGCTAAACAAAAACTAACCGAACTTGGGCATGCAGCAGGAGGCAAACCACTTTATCATCTTCAATCGACAGCACATCTTATAGGTGGTTGCCGTATGGGCGAAAATCCGGAAGACTCAGTTGTAAATAGCTACGGGCAAACACACGACGTAAAGAACCTTTTTATACTCGGAACCCCTACCTTCGTAACAGCACCAAGTGCCAATCCTACGTTCACAGTTTATGCCCTCGCCCTACGGAGTGCGGAATACATGATCGAACGATTTAAAAAAGGAAACTTTAGATGA